The following coding sequences are from one Fibrobacterota bacterium window:
- a CDS encoding carboxypeptidase regulatory-like domain-containing protein has product MRARCALAGTGLALAVLLPSGCVSGGGTDVGNALVQGQVMDQGVAVSGAEVILMPAGYNPVMDSAAGATRTAFTDAYGEFRFTGKAMGAFTLEVLHPTEPRMDWIHPAHALAAGETLTVASELAAARTLAVYLPADAPPDAYAFLPGSDVYARREGAGETLRLPHVPAESLAVIAIGSLSSPTGMAYYPIAAGPADTAVDLRGVSPSPH; this is encoded by the coding sequence ATGAGGGCGCGCTGCGCATTAGCGGGCACGGGCCTGGCCCTCGCCGTATTGCTGCCGTCCGGGTGCGTGAGCGGAGGCGGAACCGACGTCGGCAACGCCTTGGTTCAAGGCCAGGTGATGGACCAAGGCGTAGCGGTGTCCGGGGCGGAAGTGATCCTGATGCCCGCCGGATACAATCCGGTGATGGACTCCGCTGCGGGTGCGACGCGCACGGCTTTCACGGATGCGTACGGGGAGTTCCGTTTCACGGGGAAGGCCATGGGCGCCTTCACCCTGGAAGTCCTGCATCCGACGGAGCCGCGCATGGACTGGATCCATCCCGCCCACGCCTTGGCCGCCGGGGAGACCCTGACGGTGGCCTCCGAGCTTGCCGCCGCGCGTACCCTGGCCGTTTATCTCCCGGCGGACGCTCCGCCCGACGCCTACGCCTTCCTTCCGGGCAGCGACGTTTACGCCCGCCGCGAGGGGGCAGGGGAAACCTTGCGGTTACCCCATGTCCCGGCGGAATCCCTGGCGGTGATCGCGATCGGGAGCTTGTCGTCGCCTACCGGCATGGCCTACTATCCCATCGCCGCCGGCCCCGCCGATACGGCCGTGGATCTCCGCGGCGTTTCCCCTTCGCCGCATTAG
- a CDS encoding DUF1211 domain-containing protein: protein MGKGRLEAFSDGVIAIIITIMVLEMKVPHGTDWASLRPVLPTFFCYVLSYVYLGIYWNNHHHLWHAVKRVGGGVLWANLHLLFWLSLVPFVTGWMGENHFAPLPVALYGGVLWGAAVSYTIMVRGLIRLHGRESTLARAIGQDRKGWISLAIYTTAIPASWLSPLIAGAGYVTVAIIWLVPDRRIENALLKAGQEP from the coding sequence ATGGGTAAAGGCCGGCTCGAAGCGTTCAGCGACGGCGTCATCGCCATCATCATCACCATCATGGTGCTGGAGATGAAGGTGCCCCACGGGACGGATTGGGCATCCCTTCGGCCCGTTTTGCCCACCTTCTTCTGTTACGTGCTCAGCTACGTTTACCTGGGCATCTACTGGAACAACCACCATCATCTCTGGCATGCGGTCAAGCGCGTGGGCGGAGGCGTGCTCTGGGCCAACCTGCATCTCCTGTTCTGGCTTTCCTTGGTCCCGTTCGTCACCGGTTGGATGGGCGAAAACCATTTCGCGCCATTGCCCGTGGCCCTGTACGGCGGAGTGCTGTGGGGGGCGGCCGTATCCTACACCATTATGGTTAGGGGGTTGATCCGGTTGCATGGCCGCGAATCCACCTTGGCGCGGGCCATCGGACAGGATCGGAAGGGTTGGATTTCGCTGGCGATTTACACGACCGCCATCCCGGCGTCATGGCTAAGCCCGTTGATTGCGGGAGCGGGGTATGTCACGGTAGCTATCATCTGGCTGGTGCCGGATCGCCGGATCGAGAACGCGCTGCTGAAAGCCGGGCAGGAACCTTGA